From the Bradyrhizobium ontarionense genome, the window CCGACACGGCCCAGCAGATCAAGGCCGTGATGGTCGTGCACAATGAGACGTCGACGGGGGCGACCAGCCGCGTCGGCGAGGTTCGCGCCGCCATGGATCGGGCTGATCATCCGGCGCTGCTGATGGTCGATACGATCTCCGGCCTCGCCTCGGCCGATTTCCGCTTCGACGAGTGGAAGGTCGACGTCGCTGTGTCCTGCTCGCAGAAAGGCTTGATGCTGCCGCCGGGTCTTGGATTCAACGCGATCTCGGACCGGGCGCTGGCTGTCGCCAAGACCAGCAAGATGCCGCGCTCGTTCTGGGACTGGGAGGACATGCTGAAGCTCAACGTGAACGGCTTCTTCCCTTACACGCCCGCCACCAACCTGCTTTATGGGCTGCGTGAAGCGATTGCGATGCTGCTCGAGGAAGGGCTCGACCAGGTGTTCGCTCGCCATCAGCGGCTGGCGGCGGCAACGCGCGCCGCAGTCGATCATTGGGGCCTGGAGGTGCTGTGCCAGGAGCCGAGGGACTTTTCGCCGGTGCTGACTGCGGTGCTGATGCCACCCGGCCATGACGCCGATCAGTTCCGCCAGGTTGTGCTGGACAACTTCAACATGTCGCTCGGCTCGGGCCTGTCCAAGGTCGCGGGCAAGGTGTTCCGCATCGGTCATCTCGGCGAATGCAACGAGCTGACTTTGATGGCCGCTCTGACTGGCGTCGAGATGGGCCTGCGCGCCGCCGGCGTGCCGCATCGCGCCGGTGGCGTCGATGCCGCGATGGCGATGCTCGAGCCATCGGCCGCCGGCAACGCCCCGCTGCATCTTTCGGTCGTGAAATAAGCCACAATCGCGTGCGGCGACCAACTCATTCAGGTCATGCCGCACTGCACAGAAGAGGAGGGTCCGTGTGCACCTGAGAGATGTCAGCCCGAAGCAATCGGCGGCTGCGTCTTGGCCATTGACGCCAGCGGTCTGGCGGGAGAAAAGCGCGGCGAGCGCGTGGCATGCCACGTCCGCGCACCAACCAAACGACCGGGGATGGACGCCAATGACTGTGCACACAGGACGGCATTTTCTTCAGATTCCGGGGCCGACCAATGTGCCCGACCGCGTCTTGCGCGCGATGGATATGCCGACGCTGGACCATCGAGGTCCTGAGTTCGCCGAACTCGGCTTCGCCGTGCTGGCCGCCTCGCAGCGGATTTTCCGCACCAAGCAGCCGGTGATCATCTATCCGTCGTCCGGCACCGGCGCGTGGGAAGCGGCCATCGTCAACACGCTTGCCCCCGGTGACAAGGTGCTGATGGCTGAGACCGGTCAGTTCGCGGTGCTCTGGCGTGGCATCGCTGACAAGTTCAAGCTCGATGTCGACTTCATCCCGGGCGACTGGCGTCATGGCGCCGATATCGCCGCGATCGAGCAGCGGCTCGTGGCCGACAAGGCGCACACGATCAAGGCCGTGTGCGTCGTGCACAACGAGACATCGACCGGCTGCCTCACGCCGCCGCTCGAGGTGCGCAAGGCGCTCGACCGTGCGGGCCATCCCGCTCTGCTGATGGTCGACACGATCTCCGGCCTCGGCTCGATGGAATATGAGCACGACGCCTGGGGTGTTGACGTCTCCGTCGCCGGCTCGCAGAAGGGGCTCATGTTGCCGCCGGGCCTCGGCTTCAACGCGGTTTCGGAGAAGGCGCTCGCCGCCGCCAAGGCCAATCCCGGCATGCGCTCCTACTGGGACTGGCAGGAGGTCATCACCTTCAACAAGCTCGGCACCTTCCCGTACACGCCGGCCTGCAATCTGCTGATGGGCCTCAACGAAGCCCTGAAGATGCTGGAGGAGGAGGGGCACGAGAACGTGTTCGCACGCCATCGCCGCCACAGCCAAGCCACGCGCGCTGCGGTCAAGGCGTGGGGACTCGACACGCAATGCGTCGATCCGCAGGCGCATTCGCCGGCGCTGACGGGCGTGGTCATGCCCGACGGCCATGATGCCGATCAGTTCCGCAAGACGGTGCTCGAAAACTTCGACATGTCGCTCGGGACCGGCCTCAACAAGATCAAGGGCAAGGTGTTCCGCATCGGCCATATCGGCCATTTCAACGACCTGATGCTGATGGGCACGCTCGCCGGCGTCGAGATGGGCCTTGCGCTCGCTAACGTGCCGCACCGCGCCGGTGGCGTGCTTGCGGCGATGGACGTCCTGAAGGCGCGCGACGCTGCGCCGATTTCGAAGGTTGCATGATGAACGCACCTGTGACCGGCTCCGACGATCTCATCTATGCCGTCGACGACGGCATCGCCAAGATCACCTTCAACCGGCCGCAGGCGCGCAACGCGATGACGTTCGCGATGTACGACCAGATGGCCTCGATCTGCGAGGCCATCAACGCCGACCGGTCGATCAAGGCGCTGATCCTCACTGGGGCGGGCGACAAGGCGTTTGCCTCCGGCACCGACATCTCCCAGTTCCGTGCCTTCAAGACCGCCCAGGATGCGCTCGACTACGAGGCGCGGATCGATCGCGTGCTTGGCACCTTGGAACTGTGCCGCGTGCCGGTGATTGCAGCCATCGCGGGTGCCTGCACCGGCGGCGGCGCGGGCATCGCTGCCTGCTGTGATATCCGCATCGGCACCGAATCCACGCGCATCGGCTTTCCGATCGCGCGCACGCTCGGTAACTGCCTGTCGATGTCGAACATCTCGCGTGTCGTTTCCCTGATCGGGCCGGCTCGCACCAAGGACCTGATTTTCAAGGCCAGGCTGGTCGAGGCGCCCGAGGCGCTCGCGCTTGGCCTCCTCAACGAGATCGTGCCCGATGTCGGGGCCTTGCAGACCCGCGCGCTGGAGACGGCGAAGCTGGTGGCGAGCCATGCGCCGATCACGCTCGAAGTGACCAAGGAGGCGGTGCGCCGCATCCGCCGGACGCTGTCGCGCGACGAGGGCGAGGACCTGATCCTGCGGGCCTATATGAGCGAGGATTTCCGCGAGGGCATGGACGCGTTCCTGAACAAGCGGACACCGAACTGGAAGGGCAAGTAGTCCGATGCTGTGCTTGCGACCTTATGCCAATGTCATGAGGCGGCATCATGCTTGTGTTCTTGAACTGACCACAATAAGCCAGCAGTATCCTGGTAGGATGCAAGCAGGCGCTTCGAACGGGGATGAAAACACGTGCGTAACCTGATCAAGATCGCGGCCGCGACGGCGGCCATTTTCGCAAGTGCGCCGGCCTTTGCCGGCTGGGAGCCGACCAAGCCGGTCGAGATCGTCGTGGCCGCGGGCGCCGGTGGCGCATCCGACCAGATGGCGCGGATGATGCAAGCCGCGATTCAGAAGAACAACCTGCTGAAGCAGCCGGTCGTCGTGTCGCTGAAGGGCGGTGCGTCCGGGGCCGAAGCGCTGATGTACATGAAATCCAGCGACGGCGACGCGAACAAGGTCCTGATCGCCTATTCGCTGATCTACATGCTGCCGCTCTCGGCCAAGCTGCCCTTCGACTGGCATGAGCTGTCGCCGGTCGCGGTGATCGCGCTCGACCAGTTCGTGCTGTGGGACAATGCCAACGGGCCGAAGAGCGTCAAGGAGTTCATCGAGGCCGCCAAGGCATCGAGCTCGCCGTTCAAGATGGGCGGCACCGGGTCGAAGCGTGAGGATCACGTGCTCACCGTGTTCCTCGAGAAGAAGTCCGGCGCCAAGTTCTCCTATCTGCCCTATAAGTCGGGCGGCGAGGCCGCGACCCAGCTGGTCGGCGGCCATACCGAATCCAACGTCAACAATCCTTCCGAGAATCTCGAGGTCTGGCGTGCCGGCCAGGTCCGCCCGCTCTGCGTGTTCGACAAGGAGCGCATCTCCTACACGACCAAGGTCACGGAGACGCAGTCCTGGAACGACATTCCGACCTGCAAGGAGCAGGGGCTGGACGTGCAGTACCTGATGCTGCGCGGCATGTTCCTGCCGGGCAAGGTCACCCAGGAGCAGCAGGAGTTCTACGTCGACCTGTTCAGCAAGCTGGTGCAGACGGCGGAATACAAGGACTACATGGAGAAGCAGGCGCTGAAGCCGATCTTCCTCACCGGCAAGGACATGCTGCAGTTCCTCGAAGAGGACGGCTCGCTCAACAAACAGCTGATGATGGAAGCCGGCTTCGTCGCCAAGTGAGGCGAGGCCAACGGGGTACGGAGGATCGATGTCAAACGCTGAACTCGAAATCGACGTCGACGATCCGACCGCGCCGGAGGAGGATTCTCCGGCCGTCACCAATAGCCGCACCGTGGACGTTGCCGTCTCGCTGCTGCTGCTCGCGCTCGCAGCGGTGCTGGCATGGGACAATTGGCGGACCGGTGCGTCGTGGGACTCGACCGGTCCCGAACCCGGCTACTTTCCGTTCTATCTCTCGGTGATCCTCGGCGGCGCCAGCCTGTATGGGATCGGTGCCGCTTTCCTGTCGAACAAGGAGGCGGTCGAGACCTTCGTGACGCGCGCGCAGCTGCGCCGGGTGATGGCGGTGTTCCTGCCGACGCTGCTGTTCTGTGTCGCCATGCAGGTTCTCGGCATCTACGTCGCGAGCTTCCTACTGATCGTGGGCTTCATGCGTATCGTCGGCAAGATCGCGCTGTGGAAGTCGTTGCTCACGGCCTTCCTGTTCAGTGCCGTGATGTTCGTGACCTTCGATCTCGTATTCGACGTGATCATGCCGAAGGGGCCGCTCGAAGCGGCGTTCGGGTACTGACGCAACTGGTATCTCCACCCATCATTGCGAGGAACGAAGCGACGACGCAATCCAGACCTGGTCGCCTGAACTGGATGGCTTCGATGCGCTTGCAATGACGGAAACAGCTGGAATGAAGTCATGGAAGCCTTGGGTCTCCTGCTGCACGGGTTTGCTGTCCTCCTGACCTGGAAGACGCTGGCGCTGATGATGGTCGGGCTCGTGCTCGGCGTCTTCGTCGGCGTGCTGCCGGGGCTGGGCGGTCCCAACGGCGTTGCGATTTTGCTGCCGCTGACTTTCTCGATGGACCCGACCTCGGCCATCGTCATGCTGTCCTGCATCTACTGGGGCGCGCTGTTCGGTGGCGCGATCACCTCCATCCTGTTCAACATTCCCGGCGAGGCCTGGTCGGTGGCCACTACCTTCGACGGCTATCCGATGGCGCAGCAGGGCAAGGCGGCCGAGGCGCTGACGGCGGCCTTCACCTCGTCCTTCATCGGTTCGCTGGTCGCGGTGTTGCTGATCACCTTCCTGGCGCCATGGATCTCGTCTTTCGCGCTGAAATTCGGCCCGCCTGAATTCTTTGCGGTCTATCTGCTCACCTTCTGCTCGTTCGTCGGGCTGGGGCGCGAGGACAAGCATAAGACTGTCGTTGCGATGTCGCTCGGGCTGCTGCTCGCCGGCGTCGGCATGGACACCGTGTCCGGCCAGTTGCGGATGACTTTCGGCTCGACCGATCTGCTCCGCGGCATCAACTTCCTGGTCGCCGTCATCGGCCTGTTCGGCATCAGCGAGATCCTGCTGACGATGGAGGAGCGCCTGGCCTTGCGGGGCCATGCCGCCTCGATCTCGCTGCGCACCGTGCTGGCGGTGTGGAAGGACCTGCCCAAATACTGGATGACCTTGCTGCGCTCCTCGGTGATCGGCTGTTGGCTCGGCATCACCCCGGGCGGCGCGATCGCCGCCTCCTTCATGGGCTACAATCTCGCCAAGCGCTTCTCGAAGGACCCGGACAGCTTCGGCAAGGGGCGCATCGAAGGCGTGTTTGCCCCTGAGACCGCCGCACACGCGTCCGGTACCGCAGCGCTGCTGCCGATGCTGGCGCTCGGCATTCCCGGCTCGGGCACGGCGGCGATCCTGCTCGGGGGCCTGATGGTGTGGGGCCTCAATCCCGGCCCGCTGTTGTTCGTGGAGCACAAGGATTTCGTTTGGGGCCTGATTGCCTCGATGTACCTCGGCAACGTCGTCGGCCTCGTGCTGGTGCTCTCCACCGTGCCGATCTTCGCCTCGATCCTGCGGGTGCCGTTCGCGGCGGTGGCGCCGATGATCGTCGTGTCTTGCGCGATCGGCGCCTATGCAATCCAGAACGCGATGTTCGACGTCTGGCTGATGCTCGGCTTCGGCGTGGTCGGCTATGTCTTCAAGAAGATCAAGATTCCGCTGGCGCCGTTCACGCTGGCGCTCGTGCTCGGCAGCCGCGCCGAGGACGCGTTCCGGCAGTCGATGATCATCTCCGGCGGCAACATGAAGGTGTTCTGGGCGAACGGGCTGGTGGGCACCATCACGACGCTGGCGATCCTGCTGCTGTTCTGGCCGCTGATCGATCGGCTGGTGGCGAGCTTCGGCAAGTCCGTGCCGCCGGCGGCGAAGGCCGAGGCGTAGAGAGCTGCCGCTGCGTTCCGGGCCTCATGGTTCGAGACGCGCTGCGTTCGGCAGTATGCGAGTTCTACTGTCGTTTGGGGCGCAGCGCTCCTCACCATGAGGGTTGAGATACTGCCGCGCGATCAAATCCTCGTCCTGAGGAGCCCGCCGGAGGCGGGCGTCTCGAAGGACGGCCGCAGGGGACATGAGCGCGAGCCAGCTCTCACCACGCGTAACGCACGGTCCCCTTGCCGCTGTAAGAACGCGTCACGTTCGAGATCTCGCTCTCGAACGTTGCCATCGCGCTCCAGCCGTTCAGCCAGCTCATCTCGATCGACGTCGCGGTCAGCGCGGAGTCGCGTGCCTGCGCTGCGCCGTTGACGACGAAGCTCGCGCCGGGCAGCGTCTGGAACGTCGCCGAAACGGAACGGTCGGGATTGAAGTCGTGCGCCCAGGCGAGACGGCCGCGCAAGGTGAGGGCGCAGTCTGCCAGCGCATAGGATTTGTCGGTGCGTAGGCCGAGCTCGCTGCGCGTCGCGGTGACGGTCTTGCCGGCGTAGCTCAAGGCGAAGGTCGATGCGCCCACTGTCGCCTGCTCGACGTAGGCGGGCAGGCGCAGGCTCGTCACCTGGGCAGCCGCGTACGGCGTCAGGCCCACGCCGCCGAGTGGCGCGACGAAACGCGTGCCGCCCTCGATCCGGCCGGTCCACGCATTCGCCTGATAGCTCGCGCGCAGCCCGTCAGTGCCGGAGATGGTGACGGTACGATCCGTGGTGACGTCCTGCCAGCCATAGGCCAGCGCCGCTCTCAGATAGTTCGGACCTGCATAGTAATGCAGATAGGCGCCAGCCTGGAATAGGTCGGAGCGGCCCGAGCCGAGACCGTTGACGCTGAAGCTGGTGCCGCTGCCGCCGAGCGCAAAGCCTGCGATGGTCTGCGGTGCGAGCCGGTAGTCGGCGCCGACCGCGGTGCCGGCGATGCGGCTGGTGGTGCCGTTCGAACCCACACTTGCATTGCCGCTGGTCGATTGCGAGCCGCCGAAGCCCGCCGCCCAGACGTTCCAGCGCTGCGCGAAATCCGCCGGCCTGTCGTCGGGCAGCATCGCGAAGGCGTCGGTACGCTTGCGGGTCGTGTCCGCATAGCCGTTCGTGCCGCCACCGCCTTGGCGTTGCGCGAAGGGATCGGTCAGCAGCCCAGCGAACTGGCTCATCGCGTTGAAGGTGGTCTGCTGGACTCCCGTGGCGCTCTCGCCGGTGGCCTGCGTCAGGCCGGCCTGGTTCAACCGGCCGAACACGAGCGGAATGTCGCCGGTGCGATCGAAGAACGCCGACAGCGTCGAGCCGACTGCTTTCTGATTGCCGTTGAGCCCGCCGGGCAGGGCGAAGGCGAGGATCAAATCGAGATAGACGTTGGTGGCGTCGTAGCTCAGGCTGGTCTTGAAGCCGGAGGGCAGGTTGGTCTTCACAACAGACCCGAAGCTGCCCGAGATGCCGCCGCTGGTGGTCAGGATCGTGTAGCGCTTGTCGACATAGCCGCCGGTGCCGAACACGGCATTCACGGTGGCGCCGCCGAGCGTGGCCGAGCCGGTGACGCTCGCGAACGAGGCTGCCGTCGGATCGAGCTGCACCAGATAGTAGGCGCCGGACTGAAAGGCGAGATTGCCGACGATGGTCATCGACGAGCCGGCGGTGCCGTTGCCGGGTGCCAGCGTGCCGCCGGCATTGATGCTGACGGTCATCGGCGGATCGACAAGGCCTGCGCCCATCAGCGTGCCGCCGGGGTTCACCGAGACTCCGGAGGTGTTGGTGATCGCACCTTCGATGTCGAGCACGCCGCCGTTGATGATCGTCGCGCCGGTGTAGCTGCTGGTGCCGGTCAACGTCGTCCGGCCGGTGCCGGTCTTGATGAACCCGCCGGTCCCGGAGATCGTGCCGGCGAAGGTCGTGCTGCCGTCGTTGCCGCCCGCCGTCAGCGAGCCCGCGCCGAGCAGGACGCTGCCGCTGCCTGCGAGCGAGCCGATCATGCTGCTGAAGCCATTGAGATCGAGCGTGGCGCCGCTCGCGACCGTGTAGGCGCTGGCAAACGACAACACGCCTGGCGCGCCTGCCCGCAAGGTGCCGGCATTGATGAAGGTGTCGCCGGAGTAGGAGACGTTGGAGGTGTTGCTCAGAGTGAGGGTGCCGGCGCCGAGCTTGGTGAATCTGCCGGTGCCGCTGATGGTGCCGCCAAGCGTCGCGTCGTTGCCATTGGTGTCGAAGCTGCCGCCGCCGGCATTGAGCGTCACGTCCCGATTGGAGCTGAAGCCGGCGAGATAGCGCAGCGTGCCGCCGCCGAATGTGAGAGCACCGGAGCTGCCGCCCAGGTTGGCGTCCGACGAGACTTCCAGCGTGCCCTGGTTGATCGCCCAGGGCGTCACCGCCGTGGTGGTGCCGGTCAGGGTCCATGTGCCGGCGCCCGTTTTCGCGACATTCGAGAAACCCCGGTATTGCGCCGACGCGCCGATGCTCGAGACATCGAACGTGCCGTTGGCCGCGCCGCCGAGCCGTAACGTGTCGGTACCGGTGCCGGCGACGTTGCCGTTGATGATTGAGCTCGCCCAGATCTCCAGGACGTTGCTGCCGCCGGTGAAAGTGATGGCGTTGGGGGGGACGGGGCCCAGGAGGTCGGTCCCGGCCGAGATCGTGCCGCTGTTGACGATGGTGAGGTTGGCGCCGCGGACGCCGTCACCGGCCGAGCCGAAGATGCCATCATATGCGCCGGTTTGACCAAGTCCGCGTACACCTGCCGCGCCTCCGGTGATGCTACCGGAATTGATCAGCGTGCCGCCGGATGTGAAGTAGACTCCGATGCCGCCATTGCCGCCATCGCCACCGGCGCGACTCTGGGTGCTGTTCAGGGCGTCGCCGCCGTTGCCACCCGCGCCACCGGTGATGGCGCCGGAATTGGTCAGCACGCTCGGACCGGTGACATAGACGCCATAGCCGCCGTCGCCGCCATTGCCGCCATGGCCATTGTTGTTGGCGACGCCGCCAGGGGCGCCGATCCCACCGCCGATCAGGCCAGTGTTGGTGTAGGTCAAGCCGCTGCCATCGACGACTACGCCATAGCCGCCAGCGCCGCCGCCACCGCCACCCCAGCTGTTGCTGGCCGAGCCGCCGCGTCCGCCGTTGCCCCCGGTGATCGTCGCCGTATTGCTGCCGTCGGTGGTTGCGACCGCGCCATGGGCGCCGCCACCCCCGCCGCCGCCGCTGGATGTGCCGCCTCCATTTTGACCGGGAGATCCGGAGGCCCCTGCCGACAAGCCGCCATTGCCGCCGTGGAAGGCGCCGGAGTAATCGGATCCGCCGCTGCCGCCAGTAATGCCAGCACCGCCGCCGCCACCGCCCTGTGTGAGATTCGAACCTGCGGTTCCGTCACTGCCCGTGCCGGTCGCCGAGCTTGTTCCGCCAAAGCCTCCAGCTTGACTTGCGTTGCCGCCATCGCCGCCGCTGCTGGTCTGCGCCAAGGCGGGGCTCGCCAGAGCCAACGATACCAGCGCGGTCGTCGCCGTCAGCCAGCGCAGTCGCATTGAGCGCCGTGAGGAGGCTGAACGGTTGGATTCGACTCTGCCTGTGGTCAGCACGTCAGCCCTTTTGCAAAACTCGAACATCAGGCCGGGCGCCGATATGCGACGCCGGTCGTGACGAAGAGCACGCAAAACGGCGCTGGTGGGTATTGTGACTTTTTGGGTGAATTGGAACCTGCCGTCATTCGGCGGCGGACTGTGACACCGGCGCCACTCCCACGACTTGGAACCGCAGGGGCAATCGGACCGTTGTTCGAAGTGCTACAGCGCTTCCCCTGAGGTTGTGTCTTTGCGATGACAGCTTTTTAGGCAGGAGAGTGGTAGGCTTTTTTCATGGGCAGTCGATCTGCTGCTCACGTGCGGTGCGCCTGATCGATGATCATCGCGCCCGATGTTTCCTCCCGAGACGATCACCTTGCCCGGCGCTTGCGTCGGGCTTTTTTTTCGCTCCCGCGCCGGCGGATCAGATGTGCGCCAGTTCGCGTCTCGACTCATCCTGCAGCCCTGAAAAGCAAAAGCCTCCGTCCGGCTTGTCGGAACGAAGGCTTCGAGCAGAGGCGATGTTGGAAAGAGAGCGCGCGAATCCGCGGCAGATCAATCTTAGTTGGCCTTCTCCGCCACCGGCATGTGGTACCAGTCGGAGTCGTTGTCGAGCATCGTCTCGTCGAAGGGCAGAGCGCCACCGTGGTTGAGCGCGGCCGCGTTGACGTCGCGCACCATATTCATCGCCGTCAGAAACTCGTTCAATTCCGTCGCGCTCATGGAAGGCTACTCCTCACACGCGCGGGCCCAAGAGGTCCGCGATCAACCGATGAGAAGAGATTAACGCGGTCTTGCCTTGGCCTCAATCCGGCCAAGTCTGAAGTTCCAAAGTGGTGACATTCGGGCCACAGCGGCGGGATGCCGCAGCTTGGTCATATTGCACCTGCTCACACGACGCGATGCAGCCTGAGATCGGCGATCTCGCCGTCGGTGAAGCCGAACTCGGACAGGATCTCCTCGGTCTGCTCGCCAAATTCCGGTGGCCGCGCCGCCATCCGGCTCGGTGTGCGCGACAAGGTGAAGGGCTGGCTGACCAGCGTGATGTCGCGGCCGTCTTCGTTTGGTACCGGCTGCGCCATGCCCAAGTGTTTGACCTGCGGATCCTCGAACATCTGATCGATGGCGTAGATCGGCCCGCAGGGCACGCCGGCCGCGTTGAGCTCGGTCACCCACTGCTCGCTCGACTTGGCGACCGTGCGCTTGTCGATCTCCGCGTTGAGCGCGTCGCGATTCTTCGAGCGTGCCGGCGCGGTTGCGTAGTCCAGATGGTCAATCCATTCCGGCGCGCCGAGCGTCTGGCACAGCCGCTCCCAGATGCGGCCGCCGGTGGCGGCGATGTTGATGTAGCCGTCGGAGGTCTTGAACACGCCGGTCGGGATGCTGGTCGGATGGTTGTTGCCGGCCTGTGGCGCGACATCCTTCTCCATCAGCCAGCGCGCGGCCTGGAAGTCGAGCATGAAGATCTGGGCCTGCAAGAGCGAGGTCTGCACCCACTGGCCCTCGCCGGAGACCTCGCGCTCCAGCAGCGCAGTGAGGATGCCCATCGCGCAGGACAGGCCCGCGGAGAGGTCGGCGATCGGGATGCCCGCGCGCATCGGTCCTTCGCCGGGCGC encodes:
- a CDS encoding autotransporter domain-containing protein, with translation MRLRWLTATTALVSLALASPALAQTSSGGDGGNASQAGGFGGTSSATGTGSDGTAGSNLTQGGGGGGAGITGGSGGSDYSGAFHGGNGGLSAGASGSPGQNGGGTSSGGGGGGGAHGAVATTDGSNTATITGGNGGRGGSASNSWGGGGGGAGGYGVVVDGSGLTYTNTGLIGGGIGAPGGVANNNGHGGNGGDGGYGVYVTGPSVLTNSGAITGGAGGNGGDALNSTQSRAGGDGGNGGIGVYFTSGGTLINSGSITGGAAGVRGLGQTGAYDGIFGSAGDGVRGANLTIVNSGTISAGTDLLGPVPPNAITFTGGSNVLEIWASSIINGNVAGTGTDTLRLGGAANGTFDVSSIGASAQYRGFSNVAKTGAGTWTLTGTTTAVTPWAINQGTLEVSSDANLGGSSGALTFGGGTLRYLAGFSSNRDVTLNAGGGSFDTNGNDATLGGTISGTGRFTKLGAGTLTLSNTSNVSYSGDTFINAGTLRAGAPGVLSFASAYTVASGATLDLNGFSSMIGSLAGSGSVLLGAGSLTAGGNDGSTTFAGTISGTGGFIKTGTGRTTLTGTSSYTGATIINGGVLDIEGAITNTSGVSVNPGGTLMGAGLVDPPMTVSINAGGTLAPGNGTAGSSMTIVGNLAFQSGAYYLVQLDPTAASFASVTGSATLGGATVNAVFGTGGYVDKRYTILTTSGGISGSFGSVVKTNLPSGFKTSLSYDATNVYLDLILAFALPGGLNGNQKAVGSTLSAFFDRTGDIPLVFGRLNQAGLTQATGESATGVQQTTFNAMSQFAGLLTDPFAQRQGGGGTNGYADTTRKRTDAFAMLPDDRPADFAQRWNVWAAGFGGSQSTSGNASVGSNGTTSRIAGTAVGADYRLAPQTIAGFALGGSGTSFSVNGLGSGRSDLFQAGAYLHYYAGPNYLRAALAYGWQDVTTDRTVTISGTDGLRASYQANAWTGRIEGGTRFVAPLGGVGLTPYAAAQVTSLRLPAYVEQATVGASTFALSYAGKTVTATRSELGLRTDKSYALADCALTLRGRLAWAHDFNPDRSVSATFQTLPGASFVVNGAAQARDSALTATSIEMSWLNGWSAMATFESEISNVTRSYSGKGTVRYAW
- a CDS encoding enoyl-CoA hydratase/isomerase family protein; this encodes MNAPVTGSDDLIYAVDDGIAKITFNRPQARNAMTFAMYDQMASICEAINADRSIKALILTGAGDKAFASGTDISQFRAFKTAQDALDYEARIDRVLGTLELCRVPVIAAIAGACTGGGAGIAACCDIRIGTESTRIGFPIARTLGNCLSMSNISRVVSLIGPARTKDLIFKARLVEAPEALALGLLNEIVPDVGALQTRALETAKLVASHAPITLEVTKEAVRRIRRTLSRDEGEDLILRAYMSEDFREGMDAFLNKRTPNWKGK
- a CDS encoding tripartite tricarboxylate transporter TctB family protein, which codes for MSNAELEIDVDDPTAPEEDSPAVTNSRTVDVAVSLLLLALAAVLAWDNWRTGASWDSTGPEPGYFPFYLSVILGGASLYGIGAAFLSNKEAVETFVTRAQLRRVMAVFLPTLLFCVAMQVLGIYVASFLLIVGFMRIVGKIALWKSLLTAFLFSAVMFVTFDLVFDVIMPKGPLEAAFGY
- a CDS encoding pyridoxal-phosphate-dependent aminotransferase family protein, which produces MTVHTGRHFLQIPGPTNVPDRVLRAMDMPTLDHRGPEFAELGFAVLAASQRIFRTKQPVIIYPSSGTGAWEAAIVNTLAPGDKVLMAETGQFAVLWRGIADKFKLDVDFIPGDWRHGADIAAIEQRLVADKAHTIKAVCVVHNETSTGCLTPPLEVRKALDRAGHPALLMVDTISGLGSMEYEHDAWGVDVSVAGSQKGLMLPPGLGFNAVSEKALAAAKANPGMRSYWDWQEVITFNKLGTFPYTPACNLLMGLNEALKMLEEEGHENVFARHRRHSQATRAAVKAWGLDTQCVDPQAHSPALTGVVMPDGHDADQFRKTVLENFDMSLGTGLNKIKGKVFRIGHIGHFNDLMLMGTLAGVEMGLALANVPHRAGGVLAAMDVLKARDAAPISKVA
- a CDS encoding tripartite tricarboxylate transporter substrate binding protein — translated: MRNLIKIAAATAAIFASAPAFAGWEPTKPVEIVVAAGAGGASDQMARMMQAAIQKNNLLKQPVVVSLKGGASGAEALMYMKSSDGDANKVLIAYSLIYMLPLSAKLPFDWHELSPVAVIALDQFVLWDNANGPKSVKEFIEAAKASSSPFKMGGTGSKREDHVLTVFLEKKSGAKFSYLPYKSGGEAATQLVGGHTESNVNNPSENLEVWRAGQVRPLCVFDKERISYTTKVTETQSWNDIPTCKEQGLDVQYLMLRGMFLPGKVTQEQQEFYVDLFSKLVQTAEYKDYMEKQALKPIFLTGKDMLQFLEEDGSLNKQLMMEAGFVAK
- a CDS encoding CaiB/BaiF CoA transferase family protein; the encoded protein is MAFPRASKALSRFTVLDLTRVRAGPTCARQFADWGANVIKIDAMMEDGGEALGGPRRGADFQNLHRNKRAMALNLKDPKGVEVFMRLAEKADVVIENYRPDVKTKLGIDYEAVRKVNPRIVYGSISGFGQDGPYSKRPGFDQIAQGMGGLMSITGAPGEGPMRAGIPIADLSAGLSCAMGILTALLEREVSGEGQWVQTSLLQAQIFMLDFQAARWLMEKDVAPQAGNNHPTSIPTGVFKTSDGYINIAATGGRIWERLCQTLGAPEWIDHLDYATAPARSKNRDALNAEIDKRTVAKSSEQWVTELNAAGVPCGPIYAIDQMFEDPQVKHLGMAQPVPNEDGRDITLVSQPFTLSRTPSRMAARPPEFGEQTEEILSEFGFTDGEIADLRLHRVV
- a CDS encoding pyridoxal-phosphate-dependent aminotransferase family protein, producing MTRHQGRHFLHIPGPSPVPERVLRAMDMPVIDHRSAEFAELGKAVLDGAKTIFKTTSPVIIYPSSGTGAWEAAIVNTLSPGDKVLMVETGHFATLWRQMAARWGIEVDFIPGDWRRGVDPAVIEERLAADTAQQIKAVMVVHNETSTGATSRVGEVRAAMDRADHPALLMVDTISGLASADFRFDEWKVDVAVSCSQKGLMLPPGLGFNAISDRALAVAKTSKMPRSFWDWEDMLKLNVNGFFPYTPATNLLYGLREAIAMLLEEGLDQVFARHQRLAAATRAAVDHWGLEVLCQEPRDFSPVLTAVLMPPGHDADQFRQVVLDNFNMSLGSGLSKVAGKVFRIGHLGECNELTLMAALTGVEMGLRAAGVPHRAGGVDAAMAMLEPSAAGNAPLHLSVVK
- a CDS encoding tripartite tricarboxylate transporter permease, producing MEALGLLLHGFAVLLTWKTLALMMVGLVLGVFVGVLPGLGGPNGVAILLPLTFSMDPTSAIVMLSCIYWGALFGGAITSILFNIPGEAWSVATTFDGYPMAQQGKAAEALTAAFTSSFIGSLVAVLLITFLAPWISSFALKFGPPEFFAVYLLTFCSFVGLGREDKHKTVVAMSLGLLLAGVGMDTVSGQLRMTFGSTDLLRGINFLVAVIGLFGISEILLTMEERLALRGHAASISLRTVLAVWKDLPKYWMTLLRSSVIGCWLGITPGGAIAASFMGYNLAKRFSKDPDSFGKGRIEGVFAPETAAHASGTAALLPMLALGIPGSGTAAILLGGLMVWGLNPGPLLFVEHKDFVWGLIASMYLGNVVGLVLVLSTVPIFASILRVPFAAVAPMIVVSCAIGAYAIQNAMFDVWLMLGFGVVGYVFKKIKIPLAPFTLALVLGSRAEDAFRQSMIISGGNMKVFWANGLVGTITTLAILLLFWPLIDRLVASFGKSVPPAAKAEA